Proteins encoded together in one Deltaproteobacteria bacterium window:
- a CDS encoding response regulator translates to MADTMLLDGKKVLLVDDEPDVLDVLEEILDMCEVTSASTFEDARELLEREAFDLAILDIMGVDGYKLLNIAKRRNITAVMLTANALSPDNLVKSMQGGADSYLPKEEMPNITTFLIDILKSQDKGESPWESWRRQVTASYFDRKWGRDWKGHNKEFWDKFKAGKIEGTS, encoded by the coding sequence ATGGCGGATACGATGCTGCTGGATGGCAAGAAGGTCTTGCTGGTGGATGATGAACCGGACGTACTGGATGTGCTGGAGGAGATACTGGATATGTGCGAGGTCACCAGTGCCTCCACCTTTGAGGATGCCAGGGAACTCCTGGAGAGAGAGGCCTTTGACCTGGCGATCCTGGATATCATGGGCGTTGACGGGTACAAGCTGTTGAACATCGCCAAACGGAGAAACATAACGGCCGTCATGTTGACCGCCAACGCATTAAGTCCTGATAATCTGGTCAAGTCCATGCAGGGAGGCGCCGATTCCTACCTCCCCAAGGAGGAGATGCCGAACATCACGACCTTCCTGATAGATATACTGAAATCCCAGGACAAGGGTGAATCCCCGTGGGAGTCCTGGCGCCGGCAGGTGACCGCTTCCTATTTTGACAGAAAATGGGGCCGCGACTGGAAGGGTCACAATAAGGAATTCTGGGATAAATTCAAGGCTGGAAAAATCGAAGGGACGTCGTAA
- a CDS encoding phosphoenolpyruvate-utilizing protein — MKMYDVVPGLEFDEKVDLEKSPAWFLDATHSVPPWTPMFGWFWINFCRHGMQYGAEKLSLPTVKGWDWRFKDGGGYLTLNLVMDKEEQDARGVRFREAIRPFIDDYDGLWGGYVNEMLGHYKRLKSTDVETATNAELLANFEDTINVCRRMWEIHMHMMYGVDTAFILFENICKEALGIDDTHPTFHDLLRGFDNKVFQVDRELWKLSKTAEELGIADVILNSGAGEALASLGDSEAGRNWLGQLKILLDEDGWRMQRMAEINLPAWVEDPTPAITSVKFFLKQGGEFNLDKEREGLARRREEATEEVLERIPEDQQGWFKMLLGLAQKTGAFSEEHNHYLDLHTHALMRRSCLAIGKRLAAAQVIDDPEDTFFLMPDEMRAVAMVPDGFNLRHITERRKKEWKEWCSKENPPAILREGFTMDDAMGVLVQSNDPIALKVVVGAMPVPKPELNADLYGICGSGGVAEGPARVIMKEEQLEEVQKGDILVAASTAPSWTPVFGLLNGVVVDRGASLSHSAIVSREYGIPCVINVFEGTGKIKTGQRIKVDGDNGVVYILDK; from the coding sequence ATGAAAATGTATGACGTGGTACCTGGGTTGGAGTTTGATGAAAAGGTGGACCTTGAAAAATCACCGGCGTGGTTTCTGGACGCCACCCATTCCGTTCCCCCCTGGACGCCGATGTTCGGATGGTTCTGGATCAATTTCTGCCGTCACGGGATGCAGTACGGGGCCGAGAAACTGAGCCTGCCCACAGTCAAGGGATGGGACTGGCGCTTCAAGGACGGCGGGGGATATTTGACCCTCAACCTGGTCATGGATAAGGAGGAACAAGACGCACGGGGAGTCCGGTTCCGGGAGGCCATTCGCCCCTTCATCGACGACTATGACGGCCTGTGGGGGGGATATGTAAATGAAATGCTCGGACACTACAAGCGGTTGAAATCGACGGACGTGGAGACCGCCACCAACGCCGAGCTTCTGGCCAATTTCGAGGACACCATCAATGTTTGCCGGCGGATGTGGGAAATCCACATGCATATGATGTACGGGGTGGACACCGCCTTCATCCTCTTTGAGAATATCTGCAAGGAGGCCTTGGGAATTGATGACACCCATCCCACCTTTCACGACCTGCTGCGGGGCTTCGACAACAAGGTGTTCCAGGTGGACAGGGAACTGTGGAAACTCTCCAAGACGGCCGAGGAATTGGGGATTGCCGATGTCATACTGAACAGCGGGGCAGGAGAGGCCTTGGCTTCCCTGGGGGATAGCGAGGCCGGAAGAAATTGGCTGGGACAACTGAAGATATTACTCGATGAGGACGGGTGGCGCATGCAGCGCATGGCGGAGATCAACCTCCCGGCCTGGGTGGAAGACCCGACACCGGCCATTACCAGTGTGAAGTTCTTCCTCAAACAGGGGGGGGAATTCAACCTGGACAAGGAGAGGGAAGGGCTGGCGCGACGTCGCGAAGAGGCCACAGAGGAGGTCCTGGAGAGAATCCCTGAGGACCAGCAGGGATGGTTCAAGATGCTTCTCGGTCTGGCCCAGAAGACAGGCGCTTTCAGCGAGGAACACAATCATTATCTGGATCTTCACACCCACGCCCTCATGCGAAGATCGTGTCTGGCCATCGGGAAGCGGCTGGCGGCCGCCCAGGTGATCGATGACCCTGAAGACACCTTCTTCCTCATGCCTGATGAGATGCGGGCCGTTGCCATGGTCCCGGATGGTTTCAACCTCCGCCATATCACCGAAAGAAGAAAAAAGGAGTGGAAGGAATGGTGCAGTAAGGAGAACCCACCAGCCATCCTCAGGGAAGGATTTACCATGGACGACGCCATGGGGGTCCTGGTTCAGTCCAATGATCCCATCGCCCTGAAGGTGGTGGTGGGCGCCATGCCGGTGCCCAAGCCTGAACTGAACGCGGATCTGTATGGGATCTGCGGTTCGGGGGGCGTTGCAGAAGGTCCGGCCAGGGTCATTATGAAAGAGGAGCAATTGGAAGAGGTCCAGAAAGGGGATATCCTGGTCGCTGCCTCCACGGCGCCGAGCTGGACCCCGGTGTTCGGGCTTCTGAATGGGGTAGTGGTGGACAGGGGAGCGAGCCTCTCCCATTCGGCCATTGTCAGCAGGGAGTATGGCATCCCCTGTGTCATCAACGTGTTTGAGGGAACCGGCAAGATTAAGACAGGCCAACGAATCAAGGTGGATGGAGACAACGGCGTGGTCTATATATTAGACAAATAA
- a CDS encoding phenylphosphate synthase subunit beta has protein sequence MVSDYQYVLWFEECSKKALPLVGGKNANLGEMVNAGIRVPPGFAVTSRGFQRYMEGAGLWDLVRESVAGVPPDDIKAVSRAGTRIREAIISTPIPDDVRAEILSAYGALCERCGSRDLPVAVRSSATAEDLEEASFAGQQDTYLWIWGNDAVIAATHQCWASLFTDRAIAYRTKVGFPQDGVYISVGIQKMVNSRSAGVMFTVDPITGDRSRITIDANWGFGESIVQGMVSPDNFVIAKKSLSIRQSIIGQKDQMVVANGRGTVVEGVPSDQQAIPCLSVGEVVEIAKMGIRIEAHYGSPQDIEWAIDRDLPFPENIFSTQSRPVTAAGKTHFTEEVLKQPEKGNTDHIIDLMLKGFKR, from the coding sequence ATGGTATCCGACTATCAATATGTCCTCTGGTTTGAAGAATGCAGCAAAAAGGCGCTTCCCCTGGTGGGCGGAAAGAATGCAAATCTGGGAGAGATGGTGAACGCCGGCATCCGGGTTCCCCCTGGATTTGCCGTAACGAGCAGGGGGTTTCAGCGCTACATGGAGGGCGCGGGACTCTGGGATCTGGTGCGAGAGAGCGTGGCGGGCGTGCCTCCCGATGACATCAAGGCAGTATCCAGGGCCGGGACCAGGATTCGCGAGGCCATCATCTCCACGCCCATCCCGGATGATGTCCGGGCCGAAATCCTATCGGCCTATGGCGCCCTGTGTGAGAGGTGCGGCAGCAGGGACCTCCCGGTGGCCGTAAGGTCCAGCGCCACGGCAGAAGACCTTGAGGAAGCCAGTTTCGCAGGACAGCAGGATACCTATCTCTGGATCTGGGGGAACGATGCGGTTATCGCCGCCACGCATCAGTGCTGGGCGAGTCTCTTTACCGACAGGGCCATCGCTTACAGGACGAAAGTCGGATTTCCCCAGGACGGTGTGTACATCAGCGTAGGCATACAGAAGATGGTCAACTCCAGGTCCGCTGGGGTGATGTTTACAGTGGATCCCATCACCGGCGATCGGTCCAGAATTACCATCGATGCCAACTGGGGGTTTGGGGAAAGTATCGTACAGGGGATGGTTTCCCCCGACAATTTCGTGATCGCAAAAAAGTCCCTCTCCATCAGACAGAGCATTATCGGTCAAAAAGATCAGATGGTCGTGGCAAATGGGCGCGGAACGGTGGTGGAGGGTGTCCCTTCTGATCAGCAGGCAATCCCCTGCCTCAGCGTCGGCGAGGTGGTGGAGATCGCAAAGATGGGCATTCGCATAGAAGCGCATTACGGATCCCCCCAGGATATCGAATGGGCCATTGACAGGGATCTGCCCTTTCCGGAAAACATCTTTTCAACCCAATCACGACCTGTAACCGCAGCGGGCAAGACACATTTCACTGAAGAGGTCCTGAAGCAGCCCGAAAAGGGCAATACCGATCATATCATCGACCTGATGCTCAAGGGGTTTAAGCGGTAG
- a CDS encoding phage holin family protein, with translation MGLLIRWLILTAAITVASYLISGIQVSGFFSAFFAAAILGVLNVFFRPVLLILTLPINILTLGLFTFVINALLLKMASGVISGFVVQGFWSAVWGALIISLVNWLLSSFITDQGRVGYTDLRKRDDGRWE, from the coding sequence ATGGGATTACTCATAAGATGGTTGATTTTGACTGCTGCGATTACAGTTGCCTCTTATCTGATAAGCGGGATCCAGGTGAGCGGCTTTTTCAGCGCGTTTTTTGCGGCCGCTATTCTGGGGGTCCTGAACGTCTTTTTCCGGCCGGTCCTCCTCATCCTGACCCTCCCCATCAATATCCTGACCCTCGGTCTCTTTACATTTGTCATCAATGCGCTCCTGTTGAAGATGGCCTCGGGCGTCATTTCCGGCTTCGTGGTGCAAGGGTTCTGGTCGGCCGTATGGGGCGCCCTGATTATCAGCCTGGTAAACTGGCTCCTGAGTTCGTTTATCACGGACCAGGGGAGGGTGGGGTACACGGATCTCAGGAAGAGGGATGACGGCCGGTGGGAGTGA
- the asd gene encoding aspartate-semialdehyde dehydrogenase, which yields MLRIGFVGWRGMVGSVLMGRMNQEQDFKDFEPVFFTTSNVGGKGPDVGLNIPPLRDAYDISLLSSLDIIVTCQGGDYSKDVYPRLKATGWDGYWIDSASALRLADDAIIVLDPVNRPVIEAGLSAGIRTYVGGNCTVSLMLMGLSGLFSAGLIEWISAMTYQAASGAGAKNMKELIAQMRVLGNASKELLDDPASSAIDIDRIVTEQMRGAAFPTDNFLAPLAGSLIPWIDSPMESGQTREEWKGQVETNKILNSKAPIPVDGLCVRVGAMRCHSQGLTIKLTRDIPLSEISEIIQKGNPWVTLVPNDKESTLKYLTPAAVNGTLTVPVGRLRKMLLGPEYVTAFTVGDQLLWGAAEPIRRILNIVIEHLS from the coding sequence ATGTTGCGAATCGGGTTTGTTGGATGGCGGGGCATGGTTGGATCGGTCCTCATGGGCCGGATGAACCAGGAGCAGGATTTTAAAGATTTTGAACCGGTCTTCTTCACCACCTCCAATGTGGGCGGAAAAGGTCCGGACGTGGGTCTCAATATCCCGCCTTTAAGGGATGCCTATGACATCAGCCTCCTCTCCTCGCTCGACATCATCGTCACCTGCCAGGGGGGCGACTATAGCAAAGACGTCTATCCCAGGCTCAAAGCGACCGGTTGGGATGGCTACTGGATCGATTCGGCCTCGGCCCTGAGGCTGGCCGACGATGCCATTATTGTCCTCGATCCGGTGAACAGGCCTGTCATTGAGGCCGGGCTGTCAGCCGGCATCAGAACCTATGTGGGCGGCAACTGCACGGTCAGTCTCATGCTCATGGGGCTCTCAGGCCTGTTTTCAGCGGGCCTGATTGAATGGATTTCGGCCATGACCTATCAGGCCGCGTCGGGCGCAGGGGCCAAAAACATGAAAGAACTCATCGCCCAGATGCGTGTGCTGGGCAACGCCTCAAAGGAACTCCTGGATGATCCGGCATCTTCGGCCATTGACATCGACCGGATCGTAACCGAGCAGATGCGGGGGGCCGCCTTTCCCACGGACAACTTCCTGGCCCCCCTTGCCGGGAGCCTCATCCCCTGGATCGATTCGCCCATGGAATCGGGCCAGACCCGGGAGGAATGGAAAGGCCAGGTCGAGACCAACAAGATTCTGAACAGCAAAGCGCCAATACCGGTGGACGGCCTCTGTGTGCGGGTGGGGGCCATGCGGTGCCACAGCCAGGGTCTTACCATCAAACTGACCCGGGACATTCCTTTGAGCGAGATTTCAGAGATCATTCAAAAAGGGAATCCCTGGGTAACCCTGGTTCCCAATGACAAGGAATCCACCTTGAAATACCTGACTCCCGCAGCGGTGAACGGGACCCTGACGGTCCCGGTGGGGAGACTTCGGAAGATGCTCCTGGGACCCGAATACGTGACAGCCTTCACCGTTGGGGATCAGCTCCTGTGGGGGGCGGCCGAGCCAATACGGAGAATACTCAACATCGTCATTGAACATCTGTCCTAG
- a CDS encoding Sir2 family NAD-dependent protein deacetylase, with the protein MEPLIAKGAEIIAAAQKILVFTGAGLSTESGIPDFRSPGGIWEKYDPADFYFQRFISDETAREKYWQMSTEFYGVIQDAMPNRAHVAIKTLEDQGKLLAIVTQNIDHLHHKAGNSPEKIIELHGTAISVSCLSCKKRYDRDEIQGRLRSGTKVPYCDDCGGILKPDTISFGQAMPEAEMEQSIRYAGECDLCIVLGSSLVVYPAASVPLHAARSGARLMIVNRDPTPQDTEADVVIRMPVSEALDQMLGSFFS; encoded by the coding sequence ATGGAACCATTGATCGCAAAGGGGGCCGAGATCATCGCTGCGGCCCAAAAGATCCTGGTATTTACCGGGGCCGGACTCAGCACGGAATCGGGAATTCCCGATTTCAGAAGTCCCGGGGGCATATGGGAGAAGTATGATCCTGCGGACTTCTATTTTCAGAGGTTTATTTCTGATGAAACCGCCCGGGAAAAATACTGGCAGATGAGCACCGAGTTTTACGGCGTCATACAGGATGCAATGCCCAACCGGGCGCACGTTGCCATCAAAACCCTGGAAGACCAGGGAAAACTATTAGCCATCGTGACACAGAATATCGACCATCTCCACCACAAGGCGGGCAACTCCCCGGAAAAGATCATTGAACTCCACGGTACGGCAATCTCGGTATCGTGCCTGAGCTGCAAAAAGAGATATGACAGGGATGAGATCCAGGGCCGGTTGCGTTCAGGGACCAAGGTCCCCTATTGTGATGACTGCGGCGGCATATTAAAGCCCGATACCATCTCGTTCGGCCAGGCCATGCCCGAGGCGGAGATGGAACAATCCATCCGCTATGCAGGCGAATGCGACCTCTGTATCGTCCTGGGCTCTTCCCTGGTGGTCTACCCTGCAGCATCCGTGCCCCTGCACGCGGCCCGGAGCGGGGCCAGGCTGATGATCGTCAACCGGGACCCCACGCCTCAGGATACGGAGGCGGATGTCGTCATCCGCATGCCGGTGTCAGAGGCCCTGGACCAGATGCTGGGGAGTTTTTTTTCTTGA
- a CDS encoding Tm-1-like ATP-binding domain-containing protein produces the protein MTHRVLIIATMDTKGKETMFLKECLEEEGLDVIVMDAGIRGQSPFPVEISRDRVAKSAGSVLSEVQNIGHEGDALDVMIRGAIQCTAPLYEKGEIEGVIEIGGSMGTTLGTAVMRTLPIGFPKVMISTMASKNTRPFVGTKDILMLHSVCDLSGLNRITRKVIREGGLALAGMVKGIRKNLSETSPLVALSTLGTTEACALEVRAGFEKRGKEVITFHTVGSGGEAMDELIRDEEVEVVVDLSLHELGDHLFGGDYDAGPARGLAALEKGVPTVLVPGNTDFLVTGPLALAKERYPGRRLHAHNAAISTVATGPEEMKAIAGRVAELCRRAKGPVSVLIPMGGFSAFDSPGGPLEAPEVRRVFSETLRANLPAGIRCIESPAHINDPEFAASVLDAIDRF, from the coding sequence ATGACCCATCGCGTTCTGATTATCGCCACCATGGATACAAAGGGGAAAGAGACGATGTTCCTGAAGGAGTGCCTGGAAGAGGAAGGCCTGGACGTCATCGTCATGGATGCAGGGATACGGGGACAGAGCCCCTTCCCTGTGGAAATCAGCAGAGACCGTGTGGCAAAATCGGCCGGGAGCGTTCTCAGCGAGGTTCAGAATATCGGTCACGAGGGAGATGCATTGGATGTCATGATAAGGGGGGCAATCCAATGCACTGCTCCCCTTTACGAGAAGGGGGAGATAGAGGGCGTCATAGAGATCGGCGGTTCCATGGGAACCACCCTCGGCACGGCAGTCATGCGGACGCTCCCCATCGGGTTTCCCAAGGTCATGATCTCCACCATGGCCTCCAAAAATACACGGCCCTTTGTGGGTACCAAGGATATCCTGATGCTTCATTCGGTCTGCGACCTCTCCGGTCTCAACAGGATCACCAGAAAGGTGATCCGGGAGGGGGGACTGGCCTTGGCCGGGATGGTAAAGGGGATCCGGAAGAATCTCAGTGAAACGTCTCCCCTGGTGGCGCTCTCCACCCTCGGGACCACTGAGGCGTGTGCATTGGAGGTGAGAGCGGGGTTTGAGAAAAGGGGAAAAGAGGTTATTACATTCCATACGGTGGGTTCCGGCGGCGAGGCCATGGATGAGCTGATCCGCGATGAAGAGGTGGAGGTGGTGGTGGACCTTTCGCTCCATGAACTGGGCGATCACCTGTTCGGCGGGGATTACGACGCGGGTCCGGCCAGGGGCCTGGCGGCCCTCGAAAAGGGGGTGCCTACGGTATTGGTTCCGGGCAATACAGACTTCCTGGTGACAGGCCCCCTTGCCCTGGCAAAGGAACGCTATCCCGGCCGGCGTCTCCATGCGCATAATGCGGCCATCAGTACCGTGGCGACAGGTCCGGAGGAGATGAAAGCCATTGCAGGCCGCGTCGCGGAGTTGTGCCGGAGGGCAAAAGGTCCGGTATCGGTCCTCATCCCGATGGGCGGCTTTTCCGCCTTTGATTCACCCGGAGGTCCATTGGAAGCCCCGGAGGTAAGACGGGTATTTTCAGAAACACTCCGGGCCAACCTCCCTGCCGGCATCCGGTGCATCGAATCCCCCGCCCATATCAATGACCCGGAATTTGCCGCCAGCGTGTTGGACGCCATAGATCGCTTTTAG
- the radA gene encoding DNA repair protein RadA, whose product MTKKEKTSFVCQNCGYEALKWMGRCPDCGQWSSMVEELRKKPGKETRGPASGMGQAERLEAISLAPEMRLKTGLSEFDRTLGGGVVPGSLILIGGDPGIGKSTIILQVLDRLAHQDLRAVYLSGEESPQQIKLRAERLSLHSKDLYVMTGTCIEDFFKRVALLKPDIVAVDSIQTFYTEDMPSAPGSVGQVREVASRLMAYAKGTGIPVFLVGHVTKDGAIAGPKVLEHLVDTVLYFEGDRGHLFRILRAVKNRYGSTNEIGVFEMTDSGLDAVGNPSRIFLQERPEDVPGSAVISCMEGTRPLLVEIQALVGPSPLGMPRRTSIGVDHNRISLLVAVLGKRLGMELGDQDIFVNVAGGLKVDEPAADLGIVSAMMSSFLNRPISRDLVVFGEVGLAGEVRGVSQPEMRLNEAAKLGFLHAILPRTSLEGLKSPKKMKVSGVGSVQDVYDCLFGDDVTGDREKPVGGRE is encoded by the coding sequence ATGACTAAAAAAGAAAAAACCAGCTTTGTCTGTCAGAACTGCGGGTATGAGGCCCTCAAGTGGATGGGCCGGTGCCCTGACTGCGGTCAGTGGAGCAGTATGGTGGAGGAACTCCGCAAGAAACCGGGGAAGGAGACCCGGGGCCCGGCCTCTGGAATGGGGCAGGCGGAACGTCTGGAGGCCATTTCCCTGGCCCCGGAGATGCGATTGAAAACCGGGCTTTCCGAATTCGACCGGACCCTCGGGGGCGGCGTGGTCCCCGGCTCTCTGATCCTGATCGGCGGGGACCCCGGAATTGGGAAATCGACCATTATTCTCCAGGTGCTGGATCGACTGGCGCATCAGGACTTGCGGGCCGTGTACCTTTCAGGCGAGGAATCCCCCCAGCAGATAAAGCTTAGGGCCGAGAGGCTGAGCCTTCATTCGAAGGATCTGTATGTCATGACAGGCACCTGTATCGAGGATTTTTTTAAGCGTGTGGCCCTGCTGAAGCCGGACATCGTGGCCGTCGACTCGATCCAGACCTTCTATACGGAGGATATGCCCTCAGCCCCCGGAAGCGTGGGGCAGGTCAGGGAGGTGGCTTCCCGCTTGATGGCCTATGCCAAGGGAACGGGGATACCGGTCTTCCTGGTGGGCCATGTGACCAAAGACGGGGCCATTGCCGGTCCAAAGGTCCTGGAGCACCTGGTGGACACGGTCCTATATTTCGAGGGGGACCGGGGACACCTGTTCAGGATATTGCGTGCCGTAAAGAACCGATACGGCTCCACCAACGAGATCGGCGTATTCGAGATGACGGACTCGGGGCTCGATGCGGTGGGAAACCCTTCCAGGATCTTCCTTCAAGAGAGACCCGAAGACGTGCCGGGATCAGCGGTGATTTCGTGCATGGAAGGGACTCGGCCCCTCCTGGTGGAGATCCAGGCCCTGGTCGGACCGAGCCCGTTGGGCATGCCCCGAAGAACGTCCATCGGTGTGGACCACAACCGGATTTCCCTCCTGGTGGCCGTACTGGGAAAACGGCTGGGCATGGAACTGGGGGATCAGGATATCTTCGTGAACGTGGCCGGAGGCCTGAAGGTGGACGAACCGGCCGCGGACCTGGGGATTGTTTCGGCCATGATGTCGAGCTTCCTGAACCGGCCCATCAGCCGTGACCTGGTGGTGTTCGGCGAGGTAGGACTTGCCGGCGAGGTACGTGGGGTGAGTCAGCCTGAGATGCGGCTCAACGAGGCCGCCAAGTTAGGATTTTTACACGCCATTCTCCCCAGAACCAGCCTTGAGGGCCTGAAATCTCCCAAGAAGATGAAGGTATCGGGGGTGGGATCGGTCCAGGACGTTTATGACTGCCTGTTTGGGGATGACGTGACCGGAGATCGGGAAAAACCAGTAGGCGGTAGGGAGTAA
- a CDS encoding aldehyde ferredoxin oxidoreductase family protein — MFAWKGKLLRIDLSRQNCSVEEVPSNLLREYIGGRGAGLRLLFDEMDPGIDPLGAENKLIFATGPLVGTGVPAGGRYIVVSKSPLSGAIANPCCGGYFGPNLKFAGYDLLIIEGQSPDPVYVVIRDDRVEIRPAAHLWGKWATATEHLLRSEMSGEFDNWELNNMSIVTIGPAGENLVKFACIMSDGGRAAGRSGLGAVMGSKKLKGLVVSGTGDVTVADVDGFKKAVMEFFEEGRANQSLEKRRRYGTWSLPGRANKTGTQAALNFQSGYFEPFCKFEDPDVIRDSLRVRDEGCFGCPFACGKRSRIQDLAYPGTAKGPEHESMALLGSNCGIGDLDDIFRANYLCNELGMDTISAGAIISCAMELSESGYLPEKDVGFPLRFGSTDAMFQLMKMTALRENFGALLAEGGDALARQYGHPELFMGIKGMGMPAWHPQGIEVIGLQYATNNVGGCHTKATLPFYEGRKDPLHHVAQTKQDQDYVAVVDSGVLCWIIYHGPLWGEKLLSWLRITTGVAYTEAELSLIGERIWNLERIFNLKAGLSKKDDRLPKRMTDEPRVKNQVVHLDRMLSEYYVLRGWDEEGVPTPAKLKELGLEKEGAEM, encoded by the coding sequence ATGTTTGCCTGGAAGGGAAAACTGCTGAGGATCGACCTCTCGCGGCAAAACTGCTCTGTTGAAGAGGTCCCGTCCAATCTGCTCAGGGAGTATATCGGCGGTCGCGGTGCGGGCCTGAGACTCCTCTTTGATGAGATGGACCCGGGAATCGATCCCCTCGGCGCTGAAAATAAACTGATCTTCGCGACCGGTCCGCTGGTGGGGACCGGGGTCCCGGCCGGCGGGAGATATATTGTGGTATCCAAATCCCCTCTGAGCGGCGCCATCGCCAACCCCTGCTGCGGCGGATACTTCGGGCCGAACCTCAAGTTTGCCGGGTATGATCTGTTGATCATCGAGGGGCAATCACCGGACCCTGTATACGTGGTTATCCGGGATGACAGGGTGGAGATCAGGCCTGCCGCACACCTCTGGGGGAAGTGGGCCACAGCGACCGAGCACCTGCTCCGCTCGGAGATGAGCGGGGAGTTCGACAACTGGGAACTCAACAACATGAGCATCGTGACCATAGGGCCTGCCGGAGAGAACCTGGTCAAATTCGCCTGCATCATGTCCGATGGGGGGAGGGCCGCAGGGCGGTCTGGCCTGGGCGCGGTCATGGGCTCCAAAAAGCTGAAAGGACTTGTGGTCAGCGGCACGGGCGATGTGACCGTGGCGGACGTGGACGGCTTCAAGAAGGCGGTCATGGAATTCTTTGAAGAGGGCCGGGCCAATCAGTCACTGGAGAAGCGACGCCGGTACGGGACATGGAGTCTTCCGGGGCGGGCCAACAAGACCGGGACCCAGGCCGCGCTCAACTTTCAGTCCGGCTATTTTGAACCCTTCTGCAAATTTGAAGACCCGGATGTCATCCGCGACAGCCTCCGTGTCAGGGACGAGGGATGTTTCGGCTGTCCGTTCGCATGCGGGAAACGGAGCCGGATACAAGACCTGGCATATCCGGGCACGGCCAAAGGTCCGGAACATGAGTCCATGGCCCTCCTGGGGTCCAACTGCGGCATCGGCGATCTGGACGATATCTTTCGCGCCAATTATCTCTGTAATGAACTGGGCATGGACACCATCTCTGCCGGGGCCATTATCTCCTGCGCCATGGAACTTTCTGAAAGCGGGTATCTCCCGGAAAAGGACGTCGGCTTCCCTTTGAGATTCGGCAGTACGGACGCCATGTTTCAGCTGATGAAAATGACGGCCCTTCGGGAAAATTTCGGGGCCCTGTTGGCGGAGGGGGGGGATGCCCTGGCCCGGCAATACGGCCACCCCGAGCTTTTTATGGGGATCAAGGGGATGGGGATGCCCGCCTGGCATCCCCAGGGAATCGAAGTCATCGGGCTTCAGTATGCCACCAATAATGTGGGCGGATGTCATACCAAGGCCACCCTCCCTTTTTATGAAGGGAGGAAAGACCCCTTGCACCATGTGGCGCAGACCAAACAGGACCAGGACTACGTGGCCGTGGTGGACTCAGGCGTCCTGTGCTGGATTATTTACCATGGTCCGCTTTGGGGCGAAAAACTCCTCTCCTGGCTCCGCATCACCACCGGGGTCGCGTATACCGAAGCGGAGCTGTCGCTGATCGGCGAGCGGATCTGGAACCTGGAACGGATATTCAATCTGAAGGCGGGACTCAGCAAGAAGGATGACCGGCTTCCCAAGAGGATGACGGATGAGCCCCGGGTCAAGAATCAGGTGGTTCATCTGGATCGGATGCTGTCCGAGTATTATGTCCTCAGAGGCTGGGATGAAGAAGGCGTGCCGACGCCCGCGAAATTGAAGGAGTTGGGCCTGGAAAAGGAAGGGGCGGAGATGTGA